A segment of the Methanofollis fontis genome:
TGCCGTCACCGCCGCCGTCCCCCAGACACCGAGGGCGGCGAAGGCCGCAAGGTCGGCCTCGATCCCGGCCCCGCCGCCCGAGTCCGAACCCGCGATCGAGAGGGCACACGGAATGGAATACATCTGCGAGAGGGTGGGCGCCGGGAGGTGAAGTAGGTGGCGCTTTTTGCCGTCTTCATGACTCTTCGTGAGAGGCGATGGCGGGCATGAATAACCCTCGCGTCCAGAAATGTGATGATTCTACAAAGCCGTTCTTGCGAAGATCCCGCCCTCACACCGAGAGATCGACCTCCCCCGCTGCAAGGGGGCGGGCACAGATCCGGCCCTCGTGGACGTCTTTCATCACCGCATCGATCCGTCTGGAGATATCGGCGGTGTAATACGCCTCGCCGCAGTTGTCGCAGATGAAGGCGGGGACCTCTTTGATAACGATAATCTCGTCCCCGACGCGTGCGATGAACTCAGCCTTTCCTTCGTGCAGCCTTCCCCTGCAGAACGTGCATCTCTCCGGAATCATCGCCTCCCCTCCTCCGACGCCCGGGCCAGATCCTGGTGGGGCGG
Coding sequences within it:
- a CDS encoding type II toxin-antitoxin system MqsA family antitoxin, producing the protein MIPERCTFCRGRLHEGKAEFIARVGDEIIVIKEVPAFICDNCGEAYYTADISRRIDAVMKDVHEGRICARPLAAGEVDLSV